One window of the Sphaerochaeta associata genome contains the following:
- a CDS encoding carbohydrate ABC transporter permease, with amino-acid sequence MRKKSLVYTLLLHAVLIVVSLTMIVPFVWMILTAFKTAGEAIQLDPYVFFPTRFQFNSFIRVFTTNNFLNLYKNTLLLIAFRILCAVITASMAGFAFARLKFFGSELAFSLVLVQMMIPSQIFIIPQYLMISKLGMTNTTFALVFPGLVTAFGTFLMRQAYKILPKDLEDAAKIDGLNIGKTFVLVLAPLTKSSLVALSVFTAVFAYKELMWPMIVNTSKDSLVLASALAKMKGQYVANYPELMAASLIACVPMIVLYFIFQKQFIEGIATSGGKL; translated from the coding sequence ATGAGAAAGAAAAGCCTTGTATATACCCTGTTGTTGCATGCAGTCCTGATTGTCGTATCACTGACCATGATCGTTCCATTTGTGTGGATGATTCTTACCGCATTCAAGACGGCAGGAGAAGCAATCCAGCTCGATCCGTATGTGTTCTTCCCCACAAGGTTCCAGTTCAATTCCTTTATCCGTGTCTTTACCACGAACAACTTCCTGAACTTGTATAAGAACACGCTTTTGCTCATTGCCTTCAGAATACTATGTGCCGTTATTACGGCCAGCATGGCTGGATTCGCTTTTGCCAGATTGAAATTCTTCGGCTCAGAACTGGCATTTTCCCTTGTTCTGGTCCAGATGATGATCCCTTCTCAGATCTTCATCATTCCCCAGTACTTGATGATCAGCAAGCTGGGAATGACAAATACCACGTTTGCCTTGGTCTTTCCAGGGCTGGTGACTGCCTTCGGTACCTTCTTGATGCGTCAGGCATACAAGATCCTGCCCAAGGACCTGGAGGATGCAGCCAAGATTGACGGCTTGAATATCGGCAAGACGTTTGTACTCGTGCTTGCTCCTTTGACAAAGTCCAGTTTGGTGGCATTGAGCGTATTTACTGCAGTGTTCGCCTATAAGGAGCTGATGTGGCCGATGATCGTCAATACAAGCAAGGACTCTCTGGTCCTGGCCTCTGCATTGGCAAAAATGAAGGGTCAGTATGTAGCCAACTATCCCGAGCTTATGGCAGCATCACTGATCGCCTGTGTACCGATGATTGTTCTCTACTTCATCTTCCAAAAGCAGTTCATTGAAGGAATTGCCACTTCTGGAGGAAAGTTGTAG
- a CDS encoding FAD-dependent oxidoreductase, whose protein sequence is MQSSTHTHYDLVVVGGGIAGSMAAVAAGREGLRVLLIEEEGYLGGSLTACGTGPMMTFHAGDKQVVRGLVDEMIQRLVQKGLSVGHIIDSTGYTYTVTPFDSEGMKRELELMCLEAGVQLLYHTSVVVAKVIDGRLGTITCLCAGNLFSVEGTYFIDASGDADLIAMAGIPFEQGRESDGKDQPLTMNFKLVDVDLSVIRNLMDSDVELFPFLAPKAGLQHQASRLSFSGFQQIMGEGIQKGEITFDRDIVLCFETNAKNEVIVNMTRVLDKNPVKPLELTEAELEGRRQVWELYGFLKTHIPGFEKARMTYSGPRIGVRSSRRLKGAYRITAQDLLNETIFEDAISACGYPIDIHSPDGAETDSTFLREGGYYTIPLRSLLNEQVPNVLAAGRNISCEFTAHASLRVSPSAGAIGQGAGAAVALAIQTNTDLLHLDLDALHATLRNAGAFVG, encoded by the coding sequence ATGCAAAGCAGTACCCATACTCACTACGATCTGGTTGTTGTCGGAGGCGGTATCGCAGGATCGATGGCGGCCGTTGCCGCCGGCCGTGAAGGCCTTCGAGTCCTGCTCATCGAGGAGGAGGGCTACCTGGGGGGAAGTTTGACAGCCTGCGGAACGGGCCCGATGATGACCTTCCATGCCGGGGATAAGCAGGTCGTACGCGGCCTTGTCGATGAGATGATCCAGCGTTTGGTACAAAAAGGCTTGTCGGTCGGCCACATCATCGACTCAACCGGCTATACCTATACCGTCACACCGTTTGACAGCGAAGGAATGAAGCGTGAACTTGAGCTGATGTGCCTTGAGGCCGGGGTGCAATTGCTCTATCACACCTCGGTTGTAGTGGCGAAGGTAATTGATGGAAGGTTGGGTACGATTACCTGCCTGTGCGCAGGCAACCTCTTCAGCGTCGAGGGCACCTATTTCATCGATGCCTCCGGTGATGCCGACCTCATCGCCATGGCAGGCATTCCGTTCGAGCAGGGAAGGGAGAGCGATGGGAAAGACCAACCGCTTACCATGAACTTCAAGCTGGTGGATGTCGATCTCTCGGTTATCCGCAACCTTATGGACAGCGATGTAGAACTTTTCCCGTTCCTTGCCCCCAAGGCCGGCTTGCAGCATCAGGCGAGCCGGCTCTCCTTCTCAGGTTTCCAGCAAATCATGGGCGAAGGCATACAAAAGGGTGAGATTACCTTCGACCGCGACATCGTGCTCTGCTTTGAGACCAATGCAAAGAATGAAGTAATTGTGAATATGACGCGGGTGCTGGATAAGAATCCGGTCAAGCCGCTTGAGCTCACCGAAGCCGAGCTGGAGGGCAGGCGACAAGTCTGGGAGCTGTATGGCTTTCTCAAAACCCATATACCCGGCTTTGAGAAGGCCCGGATGACCTATAGCGGGCCCAGGATCGGGGTACGAAGTTCACGTCGACTGAAGGGTGCCTATAGGATCACTGCACAGGATTTGCTGAATGAGACCATCTTTGAAGATGCAATCTCAGCCTGTGGATATCCAATCGACATACACTCTCCCGATGGGGCTGAAACTGACTCGACCTTCCTTCGCGAAGGCGGCTACTATACCATACCACTGAGGAGCCTGCTCAACGAGCAGGTACCCAATGTACTGGCGGCGGGCAGGAACATCAGCTGCGAGTTTACAGCCCATGCAAGTCTTCGGGTAAGTCCGTCGGCTGGAGCCATCGGGCAGGGGGCCGGCGCCGCCGTCGCCCTGGCTATCCAGACAAACACAGACCTTTTACATCTTGATTTGGATGCACTCCATGCTACACTTCGCAATGCAGGAGCATTTGTAGGATGA
- a CDS encoding ABC transporter substrate-binding protein encodes MKKRILVLLLVALTVSVMLFAGGDAEKAKTADVSKPLSVMIWDSNQEPGIRKLIDDFTAKTGVTAEIQVVDWNNYWTLLSAGAQGGSLPDVFWMHSNESQRYMSNDLLLDVTDRIAKSPIIDPENYPADIWSLYTYNKKYYAVPKDVDTIALWYNRALFDQAGVAYPTDDWTWEDLYAAAKKITKADGSVYGFACPNNNNQAGWYNLIYGNNGYVISEDKKKSGMDLPASIEAMKWMEKMINENLMPPQTVMTESSEDVLLQSGKIAMAMQGSWMLPAFRDNEYTLKNCDIAMLPKNSKTGRRPSIYNGLGWAIAKNSTRTDDAWKLVEYFGSQEGQLKQAQLGITMSAYNNTSDAWKNGVPQFNLQAYLNMQDDMVIRPFSRNTVKWENAVLDVMLRVWNKEISMEAGCKEAAAQMNAILAEE; translated from the coding sequence ATGAAAAAGAGGATTCTTGTCTTGTTGCTCGTTGCTCTTACCGTAAGTGTGATGCTGTTTGCCGGTGGAGATGCTGAGAAAGCTAAAACCGCTGACGTTTCCAAGCCCTTGTCCGTCATGATTTGGGACTCCAACCAGGAGCCTGGCATCAGAAAGCTCATCGATGATTTTACTGCAAAGACCGGTGTAACTGCAGAAATTCAGGTTGTCGATTGGAACAACTATTGGACATTGCTCAGCGCAGGAGCCCAGGGTGGTTCTCTTCCCGATGTATTCTGGATGCACTCGAATGAGTCTCAGCGCTATATGTCCAACGATCTGCTGCTTGATGTGACCGACCGCATTGCCAAGAGCCCTATTATTGATCCTGAGAACTATCCTGCTGATATCTGGAGCCTGTATACCTACAACAAGAAGTATTATGCTGTTCCCAAGGACGTGGATACCATTGCCCTTTGGTACAACCGTGCCCTGTTCGACCAGGCCGGCGTAGCCTATCCGACTGATGACTGGACATGGGAGGACCTCTATGCTGCAGCGAAGAAGATTACCAAGGCTGATGGCAGCGTGTATGGATTCGCTTGTCCCAACAACAACAACCAGGCTGGTTGGTACAACCTGATTTATGGAAACAACGGCTATGTCATTTCTGAAGACAAGAAAAAGTCCGGAATGGACCTCCCTGCTTCCATTGAAGCCATGAAGTGGATGGAGAAGATGATCAATGAGAATCTGATGCCTCCGCAGACTGTCATGACCGAGAGTTCGGAAGACGTGCTTCTCCAGTCAGGAAAAATCGCCATGGCCATGCAGGGTTCTTGGATGCTTCCCGCCTTCAGGGACAATGAATACACCTTGAAGAATTGTGATATCGCCATGCTGCCGAAGAACAGCAAGACCGGCCGTCGTCCCTCCATTTACAACGGTCTTGGCTGGGCGATTGCAAAGAACTCTACACGAACCGATGATGCCTGGAAGCTTGTTGAGTACTTCGGTTCACAGGAAGGTCAGCTCAAGCAGGCTCAGTTGGGCATTACGATGTCCGCTTACAACAACACCAGCGATGCATGGAAGAACGGCGTACCGCAGTTCAATCTGCAGGCTTATCTGAACATGCAGGACGATATGGTTATCCGCCCGTTCTCCAGAAACACCGTCAAGTGGGAGAATGCAGTCCTTGACGTGATGCTGAGAGTCTGGAACAAGGAAATTTCAATGGAAGCTGGATGCAAGGAAGCAGCCGCCCAGATGAATGCAATTCTTGCCGAGGAGTAA
- a CDS encoding AGE family epimerase/isomerase yields the protein MKQTSDLLYQEYRHMLVDNILPFWLRYGLDRVHGGMYTALDRDGSILDTDKSVWFQGRALWTYATAYRQVEKNAEFKTACDSLVSFIEKHCFDPADGRMFFRVSKEGRPEIKRIRYVFSETFAILGFAAYSRAFNRPDYAQKAYDLLLKVEGYLNTPGVLVPKFETASIGFGLPMILLNTVQELRAALPDRVVEFNARIDGYLEQIKTHFVRPELQIVVEQCNPDGSLQLDHFEGRQLNPGHAIEGAWFILNEARYRNNDPDLMNLGTTMLDWMWSKGWDAEMGGIIYFRDALGRSATEYWHDMKFWWPQCEATIANLMAYSMTGKESYLTQFDTVHQYIKGHFIDREFGEWYGYLHRDGSLSTPLKGNMYKGPFHIPRMYLVCCQLLDELRR from the coding sequence ATGAAACAAACATCTGACCTGTTGTACCAGGAATATCGACACATGCTGGTGGACAACATTCTTCCATTCTGGCTTCGCTATGGACTGGATCGGGTGCATGGCGGCATGTATACTGCTTTGGACCGGGATGGTTCGATTCTCGATACCGACAAATCGGTCTGGTTCCAAGGCCGGGCGCTATGGACGTATGCCACTGCATATCGCCAGGTGGAGAAAAACGCCGAGTTCAAGACAGCATGCGACTCCTTGGTCTCGTTCATTGAGAAGCACTGCTTCGACCCTGCCGACGGGAGGATGTTCTTTCGGGTCAGCAAAGAAGGCAGGCCGGAGATCAAGCGCATCCGCTATGTTTTCAGCGAGACCTTTGCAATTCTGGGTTTTGCAGCCTACAGCAGGGCGTTCAACCGCCCCGACTATGCCCAAAAGGCCTACGACCTGCTTCTGAAGGTGGAGGGGTACCTCAACACACCGGGGGTTTTGGTTCCCAAATTCGAGACGGCTTCCATAGGCTTCGGCCTTCCCATGATACTTCTTAACACCGTACAGGAACTCCGTGCCGCCCTTCCCGATCGAGTTGTTGAATTCAACGCTCGCATCGATGGGTATCTTGAGCAGATCAAGACGCATTTTGTACGTCCTGAACTGCAGATTGTGGTCGAACAGTGCAATCCCGACGGGTCGCTGCAGCTCGACCACTTCGAGGGACGGCAACTGAATCCAGGTCACGCCATCGAGGGCGCCTGGTTCATCCTCAATGAGGCGCGCTACCGAAACAACGACCCCGATCTTATGAATCTGGGTACCACCATGCTTGATTGGATGTGGTCCAAGGGCTGGGATGCTGAGATGGGCGGAATCATCTACTTCCGCGATGCCCTGGGCCGTAGCGCCACCGAGTACTGGCACGACATGAAGTTCTGGTGGCCGCAGTGCGAAGCGACCATCGCCAACCTCATGGCCTACAGCATGACAGGTAAAGAATCCTACCTGACCCAATTCGATACGGTGCACCAGTACATCAAAGGCCACTTCATCGACCGGGAGTTCGGCGAGTGGTACGGTTATCTGCATCGCGACGGGAGCCTTTCAACGCCGCTTAAGGGCAACATGTACAAAGGGCCCTTCCATATTCCCAGAATGTATCTGGTCTGCTGCCAATTGCTCGATGAGCTCAGGCGCTAG
- a CDS encoding ABC transporter substrate-binding protein codes for MNLKHTKGVVRALALLLVLVLSMPMAFSQGTSETKAPAGPVAMTIATWTSNPDQIALLDSFVQGFAKEKGIEIKATFESIPFAEYNTKLSLELQGSSGPDLFWVLETAAPAFIQSGLLAKLNDGMKAYDPADISADALELWSKGGDVYAIPFSTSPFFILYNKDLFAKAGLKTPEQYAAEGTWNWDAFRTVSKTIKDKTGVWGLQTVDGQGYDARILHNLAPMVRSYGGDFWTDDGKVLINSAESVAAVTLFHTMVYKDASVVPPGNQSDFFAGNAAMTVGQISRVSKLNEAAFAWGLAPMPAGPKGESPVIGQAAIGANSKGRNVELASELVGYMTNKSSVAAMAGIWPPARKSVLESEAFLTSNKSVTKEQMQRAVADSIKSGRVLPSHVKYPQIEVESKMVFDKLWNANANVKAILDEVAAIYAKHTK; via the coding sequence ATGAACTTGAAACACACCAAGGGGGTGGTCCGTGCCCTCGCCCTGTTGCTTGTTCTTGTGTTGAGTATGCCGATGGCATTTTCACAGGGAACTTCCGAGACAAAAGCCCCTGCAGGACCCGTAGCCATGACCATTGCCACCTGGACGAGCAACCCCGACCAGATTGCGCTGCTTGATTCCTTTGTCCAAGGCTTTGCCAAGGAGAAGGGCATCGAAATCAAGGCAACCTTTGAATCGATTCCGTTTGCAGAGTACAACACCAAGCTCTCCCTGGAGCTGCAAGGCTCAAGTGGTCCTGATTTGTTCTGGGTCTTGGAAACGGCAGCCCCGGCTTTCATTCAGAGCGGCCTGCTTGCCAAACTCAACGACGGGATGAAAGCCTACGACCCTGCCGACATCTCCGCCGATGCTCTTGAGCTGTGGAGCAAGGGCGGTGATGTCTACGCGATTCCCTTCTCGACTTCCCCGTTCTTCATCCTGTACAACAAGGATCTTTTTGCCAAGGCCGGCCTGAAAACTCCCGAACAGTATGCCGCCGAAGGCACCTGGAACTGGGATGCCTTCAGAACCGTCAGCAAGACGATCAAGGACAAGACCGGTGTGTGGGGCCTGCAGACCGTTGACGGACAGGGTTACGACGCACGCATTCTGCACAACCTCGCTCCGATGGTCCGCTCCTACGGCGGTGACTTCTGGACTGATGACGGAAAGGTTTTGATCAACAGTGCGGAATCGGTGGCAGCGGTAACCTTGTTCCATACCATGGTGTACAAGGATGCCTCGGTGGTACCTCCTGGAAACCAGAGCGACTTCTTTGCCGGCAATGCTGCGATGACCGTCGGACAGATTTCCCGCGTATCGAAGCTTAATGAGGCTGCATTCGCTTGGGGTCTTGCCCCGATGCCTGCAGGGCCCAAGGGAGAATCTCCTGTGATCGGACAGGCTGCCATTGGTGCAAATTCCAAGGGCAGGAATGTAGAGCTGGCAAGCGAACTTGTCGGCTACATGACCAACAAGAGCTCGGTAGCCGCCATGGCAGGCATTTGGCCGCCGGCCCGCAAGTCGGTGCTTGAGTCCGAAGCCTTCCTGACCTCCAATAAGAGTGTGACCAAGGAGCAGATGCAGAGAGCCGTCGCCGACTCAATCAAGAGCGGTCGCGTACTTCCCAGCCATGTGAAGTACCCCCAGATTGAAGTAGAATCGAAGATGGTCTTTGATAAGCTGTGGAACGCAAATGCCAACGTCAAGGCGATTCTCGACGAGGTGGCTGCAATCTACGCAAAGCACACTAAATAA
- a CDS encoding LacI family DNA-binding transcriptional regulator, with amino-acid sequence MKEFKRVTLQDVAREAKVSYASVSAVLNGKDGQSIRVAQRTKEKILECAASLGYVPNMAARKLKNGTNSLIAVFTYEQIFPVESENEYYRFFVGIQETAEKLGYDILILNNRPTEENSSRIVLADGAVMMGVNRDDKGIERLVKANYPLVFVGRREVAEVSTHWVTFDYQKVIIQMVDHLSGLCLQHSLVYVESFEQEREPRKDKRRFLLDAARSLGLEVLIVQADERNRISEEAFALIQQCKVVVFDRLFLLEPFERLLERKYLKLGSDIRGAVLEDDWMGCHEHWTRWSNQRLELGSLAVEYLSHLLQKDSLEQLDRLTPLHLVIAESSAFAE; translated from the coding sequence ATGAAAGAGTTCAAGCGGGTAACCTTGCAGGATGTAGCCCGGGAGGCGAAAGTCTCCTACGCCTCGGTGTCCGCCGTACTCAACGGCAAGGACGGGCAGAGCATCCGGGTGGCCCAGAGGACGAAGGAGAAAATCCTGGAGTGTGCCGCCAGCCTAGGGTATGTGCCCAACATGGCGGCGCGCAAACTGAAGAACGGAACCAACTCCCTGATCGCCGTCTTCACCTATGAACAGATTTTCCCGGTTGAGTCGGAGAATGAGTACTACCGATTCTTCGTCGGTATCCAGGAAACTGCAGAGAAGTTGGGTTATGACATCCTGATTCTCAACAACCGACCCACCGAGGAGAACTCGAGTAGGATTGTGCTGGCCGACGGGGCTGTGATGATGGGTGTGAACCGGGACGACAAGGGCATCGAGCGGTTGGTGAAAGCCAACTATCCCTTGGTGTTTGTCGGACGGCGCGAGGTCGCCGAGGTTTCGACTCACTGGGTCACCTTCGACTACCAGAAAGTAATAATCCAGATGGTCGACCATCTCAGTGGTTTGTGTTTACAGCACAGTCTTGTGTATGTGGAGTCTTTCGAGCAGGAACGCGAACCACGCAAGGATAAGCGTCGATTCTTATTGGATGCCGCCCGGTCCCTTGGTCTGGAGGTGCTCATTGTTCAAGCCGATGAGCGAAATAGAATCAGCGAGGAAGCTTTCGCTCTCATCCAGCAGTGCAAGGTTGTAGTCTTTGACCGATTGTTCCTGTTGGAGCCCTTTGAGCGATTACTGGAGAGAAAGTATCTGAAGCTTGGCAGTGACATCAGGGGTGCGGTGCTGGAGGACGATTGGATGGGCTGCCATGAGCATTGGACGCGGTGGTCGAACCAACGCTTGGAACTAGGGTCGCTTGCAGTCGAGTATCTCTCACACCTTCTGCAGAAGGATTCGTTGGAGCAGCTTGATAGGCTTACTCCTTTGCACCTGGTGATCGCCGAGAGTTCAGCGTTCGCCGAATAG
- a CDS encoding carbohydrate ABC transporter permease, whose product MNRRSLRSTTKTQMFVWGWILVLPTIVGLMVLNIIPLINTINQSFHKTGDFGRGNIFIGLKNYQKLFSDQAVLQSIINTLKYTIVQVPFSVFIALVLAVMLNRQVKGRGAYRTIFFLPMVVAPAAISMVWRWLYHTEFGLINNLFNLKISWISDPAIAVFSIAIIGIWSDIGYNMILFLAGLQEVPKDYYEAADLDGANVIQTFRHITVPMISPILFFVIVTRMIAAMQVFDTIFMVMEQRSNPAMYKTQSLVYLFYQSSFVERDFGYGSTIVVVLLVLIMCITVIQMIAQKKWVHYN is encoded by the coding sequence ATGAACAGACGTTCGTTACGTTCTACAACTAAAACCCAAATGTTTGTCTGGGGTTGGATTCTGGTCCTGCCCACCATTGTCGGTTTAATGGTTCTCAATATTATTCCCTTGATCAACACAATCAACCAAAGCTTTCACAAGACCGGGGATTTCGGCAGGGGAAATATTTTCATTGGATTGAAGAACTACCAAAAGCTGTTCTCAGACCAAGCTGTTTTGCAGTCGATCATCAATACGTTGAAATATACTATTGTCCAGGTACCCTTCTCGGTTTTCATCGCCTTGGTTCTCGCCGTCATGCTCAACAGGCAGGTCAAAGGCAGGGGAGCCTATCGAACCATTTTCTTTTTACCCATGGTTGTTGCTCCGGCAGCTATCTCCATGGTATGGCGATGGCTTTACCATACGGAATTCGGATTGATCAACAATCTCTTCAATCTCAAGATAAGCTGGATTTCCGATCCTGCGATTGCAGTATTTTCCATTGCCATTATCGGCATATGGTCGGATATCGGATACAATATGATCCTCTTCCTTGCAGGGCTGCAGGAGGTCCCCAAGGACTATTATGAGGCAGCAGACCTGGATGGGGCGAACGTCATCCAGACCTTTCGGCATATAACCGTCCCGATGATCTCCCCGATTCTCTTCTTTGTCATCGTTACCCGTATGATTGCCGCCATGCAGGTGTTCGACACCATTTTCATGGTGATGGAACAGCGGTCGAATCCAGCCATGTATAAAACCCAGTCTTTGGTGTATCTCTTCTACCAATCCTCCTTTGTGGAACGGGATTTTGGGTATGGTTCAACGATTGTAGTTGTTTTGTTGGTTCTCATCATGTGTATAACTGTAATACAGATGATCGCCCAGAAAAAATGGGTTCATTACAATTAG
- a CDS encoding carbohydrate ABC transporter permease: MKTNTHLKQIPYWLLMLILTVLFVYPFWWMVVNSLNVSAEIFGAPKLLPTSWAFSNYRDIFTVQPFARHYANTLAVALLGTFGNVLLSALAGYAFARMHFPFRNAAFLLLLTALMMPIEVTIIPLFFQMRSWGAHDTLTPLILLAIFGSQGAFSTFMLRQFYVTVPNELEEAARIDGLNPLGIFVRIMLPVAVPVLSSVAILAFIAVWNTYLEPLVFLSSLEKFTLPLSLTNFNDTYGLPQWHLQLAATTLSILPIMVVYLIFQQKVSDSMVNSGLK, from the coding sequence ATGAAAACTAATACACACCTTAAACAGATCCCTTACTGGCTCTTGATGCTCATCCTGACCGTTCTCTTCGTCTATCCCTTCTGGTGGATGGTAGTGAACTCATTGAATGTAAGTGCCGAGATTTTCGGCGCTCCAAAGCTTCTGCCTACCTCGTGGGCGTTTTCAAACTATCGGGACATCTTCACCGTCCAGCCTTTTGCCCGCCACTACGCCAATACGCTGGCAGTGGCTCTGCTGGGGACATTCGGCAATGTGCTCTTGTCCGCCTTGGCGGGCTATGCCTTCGCCCGCATGCACTTTCCCTTCAGAAATGCGGCGTTTCTCTTGCTGCTTACGGCATTGATGATGCCCATCGAGGTCACCATCATCCCCCTGTTTTTCCAAATGCGCAGTTGGGGGGCGCATGATACCCTTACGCCCTTGATTCTGCTGGCGATCTTCGGCAGCCAGGGGGCTTTCTCCACCTTCATGCTCCGTCAGTTCTATGTGACGGTGCCCAACGAGCTTGAGGAAGCCGCCCGCATCGACGGGCTCAATCCGCTCGGGATCTTTGTGCGGATCATGCTGCCGGTCGCAGTTCCTGTACTGAGTTCGGTAGCCATCCTTGCCTTCATCGCCGTCTGGAACACCTATCTCGAACCTTTGGTATTTCTCAGCTCGCTGGAGAAATTCACTCTCCCGCTCTCGCTGACGAATTTCAACGATACCTACGGTCTTCCCCAGTGGCATCTGCAACTGGCGGCGACCACCTTATCCATTTTACCCATCATGGTTGTCTATCTCATTTTCCAACAGAAGGTTTCCGACTCCATGGTCAACTCTGGATTGAAATAA
- a CDS encoding carbohydrate ABC transporter permease → MRMQTLKASHRREAVIGWAFIAPQMAGFIIFVLLPLASVFVYSMQEKNLLFGTSLFTGLENFRLLAKDPLFAKSLVNTLIFSAGVVPLNLVFSLLLALYLGGGRTGTRFVRGIIFLPVVTSGVAWAIVWKYLLQGGDAGPVNAFLSFFGITGPNWLFEKGWAMSSVIVTRVMKNLGMNVLIFMGAVLNMPGDVIEAARIDGAKRFTLFFKIKLPLLMPTVMMVTIVTIIGSMRVFDTIKLMTDGGPEGSTMVMVYYIYHQAFRMFDTGFASALAVVLFLIVLLLTVIQWVTRKRISYYEN, encoded by the coding sequence ATGAGGATGCAAACCCTGAAGGCGAGTCATCGAAGGGAAGCAGTCATCGGCTGGGCGTTCATCGCCCCGCAGATGGCAGGCTTTATCATCTTCGTCCTGCTCCCGTTGGCCTCGGTATTTGTGTACAGCATGCAGGAGAAGAATCTGCTGTTCGGCACCAGCCTGTTCACCGGACTTGAGAATTTCCGCCTGCTCGCCAAAGATCCGCTGTTCGCCAAGTCATTGGTCAATACCCTGATCTTCAGCGCCGGGGTCGTTCCCCTCAACTTGGTATTCAGCCTCCTGCTTGCCCTCTACCTCGGTGGGGGCAGGACCGGGACTCGGTTTGTCAGGGGAATCATCTTTCTGCCGGTGGTGACGTCGGGAGTTGCCTGGGCGATTGTATGGAAGTACCTGTTGCAGGGTGGGGACGCCGGCCCTGTCAATGCCTTTCTCTCGTTCTTCGGCATCACCGGGCCGAACTGGTTGTTCGAGAAGGGGTGGGCGATGAGCAGCGTCATCGTCACTCGGGTGATGAAGAACCTGGGCATGAACGTGCTGATTTTCATGGGAGCGGTTTTGAACATGCCCGGTGATGTCATCGAAGCCGCCCGCATCGATGGAGCCAAACGCTTCACCTTGTTTTTCAAGATCAAGCTGCCGCTCTTGATGCCCACCGTCATGATGGTGACCATCGTCACGATCATCGGCTCGATGAGGGTCTTCGATACCATCAAGCTTATGACCGATGGAGGTCCTGAAGGGTCGACCATGGTCATGGTTTATTACATCTACCACCAAGCCTTTCGGATGTTCGACACCGGCTTTGCCTCTGCCTTGGCCGTAGTACTCTTTTTGATCGTGCTGCTTTTAACGGTAATCCAATGGGTTACCCGTAAGAGGATCTCCTACTATGAAAACTAA
- a CDS encoding AAC(3) family N-acetyltransferase, protein MHTKQSLLSDLKNLGLDPKGTTLAHFSYKSLGDVEGGAQTVVDAMVEYMRDGLMVFPTHTWANVNDDQPYYSVNETEVCIGIIPELARKTPNGIRSAHPTHSVVAFGKDAKAFTDGDQLYTTPCPREGAWGKLLDRNATILLVGVGLNRDTFIHGVEEWLDIPNRINEKKRMLFIRLADGTLVPRPNSGHVGHVAENFPRVETILKERGILSEGKLGDAKVLYHKTQPLTRLLNELLAKDPDLFGER, encoded by the coding sequence ATGCATACCAAACAAAGCTTGCTGTCCGATTTGAAGAACCTCGGCCTCGACCCGAAAGGGACCACCCTCGCCCACTTCTCCTATAAGAGTTTAGGAGATGTTGAAGGCGGTGCGCAGACCGTAGTAGACGCAATGGTCGAGTACATGCGTGACGGCTTGATGGTCTTCCCCACCCATACGTGGGCGAATGTCAACGACGACCAACCCTATTACAGTGTGAATGAGACCGAGGTCTGCATCGGCATCATACCCGAGCTCGCCAGGAAAACCCCCAACGGCATACGATCGGCACATCCGACGCATTCGGTCGTCGCCTTCGGCAAGGATGCAAAAGCCTTCACCGATGGCGATCAATTGTATACCACTCCCTGTCCTCGTGAAGGGGCCTGGGGCAAACTGCTCGACAGGAACGCAACCATCCTGCTGGTCGGGGTCGGCTTGAACCGTGACACCTTCATCCACGGAGTTGAAGAGTGGCTGGACATCCCCAACCGCATCAACGAGAAGAAGCGCATGCTCTTCATCCGCCTCGCCGATGGAACGCTCGTACCCCGCCCGAACAGCGGGCATGTCGGTCATGTAGCAGAGAACTTTCCCCGTGTTGAAACCATACTGAAGGAGCGGGGCATCCTCAGTGAGGGGAAGCTTGGCGATGCAAAGGTGCTCTATCACAAGACACAACCGCTGACCCGGCTGCTCAATGAGCTGCTTGCAAAGGATCCCGACCTATTCGGCGAACGCTGA